The following nucleotide sequence is from Mycobacterium sp. 3519A.
CCGAGGTCTTCGATCGGCAGCACCCGCACATCGGGCCTGCGGTAGTACGCCGCGGTCGATTGCGGCAGGATCACGACACCCGCACGCGCGGCGACCTGTTCGAGCTTCTCTTCGACGGTGTGCGCTGTCTGGCCGCCGCGACGAAACTCGGGCAACGCGATGTCATACCACTCCGGCACCGTGGCCGGATCCTGCAGCAGACGCCTGCTCGCCAAGTCGGCCAATCGGATGGCCGGCTTCGTGGCGAGCGGATCGCCCGCGGACAACGCGACGACTCGCGGCTCCTCCAGCAGCGGCGCGCTGCCCAGCCCGCGGTGATCGATCGGCTCGCGCGCATAGACCACGTCTGCCTCGCCGCGCCGAATGACCTCGATCTGGTCCGGCCACCCGACCTGAAAGACCACGGCGCGCCGCGTCGGGTCTTCGGCCTCGAACGCGGCCGCAGCCGCTGTCGCCAACAGACCGGGCATCACGGCTACCGTCACCGTCACCGTCTGATCGGCGACCCGAGATAGCCTCTGCCGCAATGCAGTTGTCTCGGCGAGCAGAAAACGGGCATCCTCCAGCAGCTGCTTGCCCGCGATGGTCAACTCGGTGCCGCGCGAGTCGCGGGCGAACAGTTGCACCCCGAGTTCGCCTTCGAACGAACGAATCTGCCGCGACAACACCGGCTGCGCGATATGCAGCCGCTCGGCGGCGCGACCGAAGTTCAACTCCTCGGCCACCGCCACGAAGTAGCGGAGCTTGCGCAAATCGAGATCGGATGCCGCCATACCGCAAGGGTATCGCCGAGCGGCGAAAAGAGTGTTGGACGCGGCCCCGAACCGTCCCGACAGTGGAGACATGAGCTTGAAGAACGCAAGAGTCCTCGTCATTGGCGGCACCTCGGGTATCGGCCTGGGTGTCGCATCCGCAGTGGCCGAACGCGGAGCCACCCCGATCGTCGTATCGCGCCAGCAATCCAGTGTCGACCGCGCCCTCGCCCAACTGCCGGACGGAGCCCGCGGCGCCACCGTCGACCTGACGGACCCCGACTCGCTGAAGGCACTCGCCGCCGACGTCGGCGACATCGAACACCTGGTCTTCACCGCAGGCGAGTCACTGGCACTGGTATCGCTGGACGAACTGACCCCCGCGATCATCGACCACTACTACCGGACCAGGCTCAGCGGCGCGCTGAGCGCGATCAAGGTGTTCCGCCCCCGCATCACGGACGGCGGCTCGATCACACTGACCAGCGGCACCGCGGGCGAGACACCGAGTTTCGGCGCCATGCCGGTCAGCATCTGCGGAGCGATGAACGCGCTGACCAAGGCGCTCGCGTTCGAACTGGCACCGATCCGGGTCAA
It contains:
- a CDS encoding SDR family oxidoreductase; translation: MSLKNARVLVIGGTSGIGLGVASAVAERGATPIVVSRQQSSVDRALAQLPDGARGATVDLTDPDSLKALAADVGDIEHLVFTAGESLALVSLDELTPAIIDHYYRTRLSGALSAIKVFRPRITDGGSITLTSGTAGETPSFGAMPVSICGAMNALTKALAFELAPIRVNAVAPGVVRTPLWDSFSETDRQALYEQTAQQLPLGRIGEVADTALAYLYCMEQQWGTGVVLTVDGGTLLV
- a CDS encoding LysR family transcriptional regulator produces the protein MAASDLDLRKLRYFVAVAEELNFGRAAERLHIAQPVLSRQIRSFEGELGVQLFARDSRGTELTIAGKQLLEDARFLLAETTALRQRLSRVADQTVTVTVAVMPGLLATAAAAAFEAEDPTRRAVVFQVGWPDQIEVIRRGEADVVYAREPIDHRGLGSAPLLEEPRVVALSAGDPLATKPAIRLADLASRRLLQDPATVPEWYDIALPEFRRGGQTAHTVEEKLEQVAARAGVVILPQSTAAYYRRPDVRVLPIEDLGPSKVTLIWDAATDNPARDAFVTAALACREQTV